The sequence below is a genomic window from Acetivibrio clariflavus DSM 19732.
CTGATAACAATTTTGTTGACTATATTGAAAAACCAACCTACAAATTCGATGTAAGCATGGGAATATATGTGTTCAATAAAAGTATCGTAAAATATATACCTAAAAATGAAAAAATGGATATACCGGATTTAATACTCAAACTCAAAGAAAATAACAAGAGAATCGGTTGTTATCGCGCTGACTACGATTGGCTTGATATCGGAAAATTTGATGATTATGAAAAAGCAGTAAATGTATTTAGGGAAAAGAGGAGCGAATTTTTGCGAAATGGATAAAATACTTTTCCTGGGTTCGAACAGCTTCACAGGATTCTATTTTCAAAAATTTATTAAAGACAAAGGACTTGACAAGGAATACAAGTTTATTGGTACAGATATTTCCGATGTCCATAATAACAATTTTTCGGTCAGCGACTACATAAAGCTAAATCCTTTGGACAAAAGTGAACTTGAAGATGTTATTATTAATTTAAAACCCAATTATATAATAAACTTTATCGGTACCTTTTCCGGTGCAACATATAACGATTATATCAATATAAATACCAATATATCAAAGAATATTTTTGATATATTGGTAGAAAACAATCTTGAGGTCAAAAAAGTTCTTTTGATCGGTTCTGCAGCAGAGTATGGAATTGTTAAGGATATGCCCATAAAGGAGGATAGCTGTAATAATCCTGTAAATTATTATGGGCTGTCAAAACTTTTTCAAACTCATATTGCAAAATACTATCATGACAATTATGGTATTAACGTCAATGTGTTAAGGACTTTCAACATCATCGGAAAAGGTATTTCAAAAAGTCTGTCAATAGGAAACTTTATAGACAAAATTGAAAAAGCCAGAGACGGTGATTATATTACTGTAGGCAATTTATTTCCCAAGCGGGATTTTCTGCATATTGAAGATGTGGTTGAAGCCTACTGGGAAGTATTGAAAAAAGGTAAAACCGGCGAAATATATAACGTATGCAGCGGAAAATCAATAGCAATAGAAGATATTTTTTTAACTTTTGTCAGAATGTCAAGCAAAAAACTATTCCCCTTAGTGGACGAAAAGCTTATAAAGAAGGATGAAATAATGGACATCTATGGTGATAACAGCAAAATTAAAAATGATACGAATTGGAGTCCTAAAATCGATATTTTAAATGATAAGGCTTACAATGTATTTTGAATAATATAATTTTTAGCAAGTTATATTTATTGTTCAAATATGTAAAACAGAAGCAGCTAAATTGCTGGTTCTGTTTTTATTTTCAAGTCCCGCTATTTTATCATAAACACTTGATTTTTCATATCCTTCAAATACAACAGCAGCAATATATACGCAATAATTACAGTAAAGGCACTTGCAATCATAAAGCCTAATCCTGGCAAACCATCCCTGCCAATAAGTGTGGTCATAAACATCACTGACACCATATAAAAAGCCGATATGTAATATGCAAATTTTCTCTCATCAAAATAAAGCAGTACTATTTTTACCACATACATTATTACAGTAAACCCCATAGCTAGTACACACATCCAAAGTATAAAATACGTTTTAAAATCGGCAAAAGGTCCTTTTCCCACCTTAAAAGAGAAGAATATCAACAAACTCATGACCGCTAACTGCACAATGCATAACTTATAGAAAAAAAGCAATACAGTATTTTTAAGTCTCCTCATAAAAAACTTTATCTCGTTATAAGTTCCATAGTTTAGAATTGCATCAAAAAACTCATTGCACTTTATATGCAGTTCTGTTTCGAACTTAACCACAAAAAAGATCAATCCCGGAATGATGCTGAGAACTCCTATGAAAAAAGGAAAATCAAAGTCTTTCTGTACTGTAAAAAATCCGTTTACAATATAGTTTTCATCCGTAAATCTGTAATATAAGCACGGAAAATACAACCCAACGGTATAAAAAATCCCCGTCAGCCATAAATCGGGAAATTTTCTTATATATGTAAACCATTCAAAATAGCTTCTGTCTTCCTCCCCGAAAACATTTCTTATTTGTACCAAAAGTAACAAGGCCGTTACAAAAAAACCTGCTATAAAGCAAAAAAATATGTAAAAAATCTCATACTTCACCGACACAAGCCTAATAAACAATAGCAGTATTATCGTTACTATATTTCCTGCTGCGAATCCCGCTATTATTCCTGTATGGTCATTAGCAGCAGATAGATATATCATTTCCAGCCATATAATGCTTACTATGGAAAGGAGAATCAAAATACAAAAAGCATATTTAATCGGAAGCTTTGCAAACACAGTAAGAGCACCCGAAATTAAAAGGCTGAAAATAGTTGAAGGAAGTATTCCTCCATAAAACGAAGCCATAACTTTTTTGTATTCCTTCTGATAAATACAGTCAGAAATATATCGGGTCAAAATAAGGGAGTATATCCCGGTAGTTATTGATGAAAGCATAAAAGTATATGTAACAGTAACTAATATATGGTCCCTCGGAATGGTTGAGTAGGTATCCTTCCTAAGCAATAGTCCTGCAATAGTTACTGCAAACAAACACAACAACATAGGACCATTAAGTGAGACGACAGCTAAGCCATAAGACCTTATTTTATGAATAAAGCCGGTATCCTTTTCTATCATTCTTTTAAGTTGAAATCCAATTCCTGCCATTTCTTTTCACCTTTTCAAATCCTCATATAGTTTTCTGTAAGAACTTCCCATATAATCTATGGTGTAATACTGCTGAACTCTTTTTCTTGCAGCCTGCCCCATTTTCATCCTCAAATCCTTGTTTTTTGCCAATTTGACTATAGCTTCTCCTAAAGCGTCTGAATCCATAACTCTGGCAACTATGCCTGCCTCACCGATATTGTCAAAAGTACCGAGTACAATTTCGGAACAGCTGCCCACATCGGTCACTATAGCCGGTTTCCCTGAAGCCATAGCTTCAAGCAGGGACAAAGGTTGACCTTCACTTATGCTGGTCAATATAAAAACATCAAAGGAATATAAGGATTTTAAGTATGTTTCATAATCCACTTTCCCAGTAAAAGTTATGTTCTGGATATTTCGCTTTTCGACATAATCCAAAACATATCGGCTGTACTGCGGATCTTCATCATTTGGCCCTACTATAACCAATCTCATTTTATCGTCATATAACTGCTGAGCTTTTTCAAAAGCCCTTACTAACGTAATAATATCTTTAATGGGTACAATTCTGGCAATTGTGCCCACTACAAAATCATCCCCGTAAATTCTGTCCTGCTCAGGAAAGTTATAGTCCTCCGTATTCATTCCATTTGGAATAATAACTGTCTTTTCCCTGTCAGCACCAAACTCTATTTGAACTTCTCTGTTTCTTTGAAACTGTGATACAATTTTATCGGCAAAATTATATGCACATAAGGACATGGAACGAAAGTACTTTATCCACAATTCTTTTATATATCCTAAGATAAAATCTGACTTGAGTATCTCCTCTTCTCTTTCCCTGACATAAATCCCATGCTCAGTAAGTATAAACGGCTTTTTTGAATTATACCGTATTTTACTTCCCACTATCCCCGGGAACCCCGCCGAGACACTGTGATATATATCTGCCTCAGGAACATGTCCCTGCAAGACATGAAATTCGTATATAAACATTGTACGTATGGACCATAAAAAATCGTTGTAGGGAGCATTCTGAAAATCCTTGTTATATATATAATCCACAATCTCATAAAAATCTGCACTGTTAAAAAAGTCTATCAACCTGTATTTTTTCAGCTTATCAACAAAATCGAATACTTGAGCCCAATCAACTTTTTCCCCGGAAAAATGCTTGATAAGCAATTCCTGCTGCTTGCTGCTTTTAACTATCCTGGACGGAAATCTCTTTGGCTTTTTCTTAAGGGGAGTATCCAAAAATACTTCTTCTATATGTATCATATTTTCAGGAATCTTGCACACAAATTTCCCCTTGTCCGATTCCCTGGCTGCTATTGTATAAAGACTTAATTTGTAGTCGGGAAAACATTTCATATAAATATTCATCCAGCTTGATATCCCGCCGGTCATATAGGGATAGCTTCCTTCAGCTATAAAGCACAAATTCATATCGCACCTCTGATATCTTGCTCCAAGTGATTTCTCCAAAAAGTAACAATTTCATATGCTCGTTTAGACAAAACAATATCTTTAGACCTCATCTTTTTCAAAGTATCTTTAAAGCCGTCTATATTTCCGCTGAAATAGTAAAACTCCAATTTTGACAAATAAGGCTTGTAACTGTTCGGATATGCCTTTGCAAACTTATCACAAGTCTTTTCAGCTTCTTTGAAGTTTTTAATGGCAATTTCATTCTTTATCTTTTGCACATAAAATTCTTTTTCTATGTTTTGAGCCGAGGAAAAATAGAAATCGAATATCTCAGAAAGTTCTTTTCTTTTTAAGAAAGTATTGGTATTATTGAATTCTTCCCAGATTATCAAATCCAAAAACGCCCTGATAAAATTCTCACAAACATTTATATTTTTTGGATCTTTCAAATAACATTCCCGTGATTCTGAATAGTTTTCATTTATCTTTTGTCTATAATCACTAATAGCCGTTGAAGCATAGTGAACCACTTCAGGATCGTCATCCCGTACAATTTTCTCTAAAAAAGGGTATATCTTTTTAAAATCTCCTTTAACAGATTTAAAAGCATATTTTCTTTTTTTATTGATATCTTTTATTTCTAAAACATCCACAATGGGCAAAGTATTTATATAATCCACATTAGAAGTATCGGATATTATTTCATCAAATTCCTCTTCATCTCCATCAATCTCATAAAGCGAGCTTTCAATCAGAAAACCGTTTTTAACAAGAAAATCGGCAATTATAAACAGGAACACTCCAAAATAAGGTATAAATATGCATAATAAAAACTTCGGAAAATTAAAATCTTTATTTGTTATTTTTCTGTATAGAAAATATATTGTACTTACAAAAATATTGCCCCCAAGTAAAACCAACAAAGAATTATTCAATACAATCTCCCCTGTAAATGAATTCAGTTAATAATTTCAATCAATATTTGCATTGTAAAAATCCGTCACCAAATTATATATAAAATACATTTGCGATTCAACATTTACGTTCATTTTCTCGAAAGGAACATTTCTTATAACAATCAGGCTATCCACTTTTTTTGTCTTCCTGTTAAAAACAGGAACAATAATCCTTATACTGCTTTGCAATTGTGTATTAAAGAAAACTTCATTTTTTTCAAAGGAATTTTTAATCATGTCATAATCCAAACCCGGTTGATATTTTGATAAATCATTCCTTGTTTCAAGTTTGACCTCTTTGAAACCGGTAAGTTCATTAATGACCTCAGGTAATATCTGAGTTATACGTTTTCTGTTTTCATTAAGCGTTTTAATAGCATTATATACATTTGAATAGCTGTATTCATAGGTTTTTAACTGCTCTGTAAGTAACGAAGCAGATTTTCTGGTATTTACGAGGTCTGCCTGGACTGTCTTAAAAAGTTCTTCCAACTCAATATGAGTAAACTTTTTTATTTTATTTTCTTTAATTTCAACTGACTTTTTATAGCCTGAAATCAAAGCTATACTGAAATATGCCAAAAACCTTTCTAATGTATTCAAGTTCATTAAATCCAATAAACCCGAATCCGAGAAAGGAAAGTAGTGCAAAAACATACATAATGCACCGGTATACAAAGCCACATTTATACCATAGGTCAAACCTATAATCATAACCAAAACAATTGCCATATCGTAATTGAATCCGGTATATTTCATAAACTCTACGACAAGAAAACTGAAAATGGTAGCTTCCATCCATGCCTTATATTTTTTCCACAAAGACTTTATTATATCGCCTGCACCATACAGTCTATCTGCAAATAGTCTCTTTTTAAGATTTCTACTCTTATACCATTCATAGGTTTTGAGAAAACCCTCTGAGAAGGATGTATTGTCTTCTACTCTATTTATAACATTCTTATCTAACGGATACCTCATCTTAGCTTCAAATTTGAAGTTCACTTTTATCTCATTTCTGCTGAATATATTTTTGGCCTTCCTGATAATATAATTTATATCCAGTACTTCACCTTTAATTTTGTAATTACCGGTAAAATTACTGGCTAATGCAGTAGTAGTAAGTATCCTGATCAAATCGGATATGTATATTAATTCAATATCTTTAAATATTGACCATACTTCCCGATAGGTATGGTGTTGGAAAGCATCAATAATATCCAATACAATTGAGCCCTCACCGTTGCTGTCCAACCCTGGTCCGTAAACCGGAGGCACACGAATAATAAGCATATTTAAACCATATACATCTTTATACATGTTGCAGTAAGTCTCACAACTCTTTTTGTATGCACAGTACAGAAAAAACTTTGGATGAGTCTTATAAAGCATTTCATGATTCATAGCTTCATAGGTGTATAAATAGGATGTGGAAATATATACAAATTTCTTCACTCTATGCTCACAACATAAGTCAAGAATATTTATCAGCGGAGAAATATCTTTTCCGCTCTCCAACCAATTTTTTCGATCAGAATTCCCAATTAAATAGTAAACAATATCAAATTGTCCTATCTCAAAAATTTCTCTGCATTCTCTACTTATTGCATCAATTCTATAATATGATGCTTTGGAATTCAATTTTAAATTCTTAGGTTTATCGGCGATATCTATAATTGAAACATTCTGTTCAAAAGCCAAAAGGCTTTCTGCCAGACTTCTGCCAATAAATCCGTTTCCCCCAACTATTAAAACATTCATACTACATTCATTGACTCCCTTTAGTAAGGATATTTTTATTAAAAAACCTATAGCTGT
It includes:
- a CDS encoding NAD-dependent epimerase/dehydratase family protein; its protein translation is MDKILFLGSNSFTGFYFQKFIKDKGLDKEYKFIGTDISDVHNNNFSVSDYIKLNPLDKSELEDVIINLKPNYIINFIGTFSGATYNDYININTNISKNIFDILVENNLEVKKVLLIGSAAEYGIVKDMPIKEDSCNNPVNYYGLSKLFQTHIAKYYHDNYGINVNVLRTFNIIGKGISKSLSIGNFIDKIEKARDGDYITVGNLFPKRDFLHIEDVVEAYWEVLKKGKTGEIYNVCSGKSIAIEDIFLTFVRMSSKKLFPLVDEKLIKKDEIMDIYGDNSKIKNDTNWSPKIDILNDKAYNVF
- the pelG gene encoding exopolysaccharide Pel transporter PelG, yielding MAGIGFQLKRMIEKDTGFIHKIRSYGLAVVSLNGPMLLCLFAVTIAGLLLRKDTYSTIPRDHILVTVTYTFMLSSITTGIYSLILTRYISDCIYQKEYKKVMASFYGGILPSTIFSLLISGALTVFAKLPIKYAFCILILLSIVSIIWLEMIYLSAANDHTGIIAGFAAGNIVTIILLLFIRLVSVKYEIFYIFFCFIAGFFVTALLLLVQIRNVFGEEDRSYFEWFTYIRKFPDLWLTGIFYTVGLYFPCLYYRFTDENYIVNGFFTVQKDFDFPFFIGVLSIIPGLIFFVVKFETELHIKCNEFFDAILNYGTYNEIKFFMRRLKNTVLLFFYKLCIVQLAVMSLLIFFSFKVGKGPFADFKTYFILWMCVLAMGFTVIMYVVKIVLLYFDERKFAYYISAFYMVSVMFMTTLIGRDGLPGLGFMIASAFTVIIAYILLLLYLKDMKNQVFMIK
- the pelF gene encoding GT4 family glycosyltransferase PelF yields the protein MNLCFIAEGSYPYMTGGISSWMNIYMKCFPDYKLSLYTIAARESDKGKFVCKIPENMIHIEEVFLDTPLKKKPKRFPSRIVKSSKQQELLIKHFSGEKVDWAQVFDFVDKLKKYRLIDFFNSADFYEIVDYIYNKDFQNAPYNDFLWSIRTMFIYEFHVLQGHVPEADIYHSVSAGFPGIVGSKIRYNSKKPFILTEHGIYVREREEEILKSDFILGYIKELWIKYFRSMSLCAYNFADKIVSQFQRNREVQIEFGADREKTVIIPNGMNTEDYNFPEQDRIYGDDFVVGTIARIVPIKDIITLVRAFEKAQQLYDDKMRLVIVGPNDEDPQYSRYVLDYVEKRNIQNITFTGKVDYETYLKSLYSFDVFILTSISEGQPLSLLEAMASGKPAIVTDVGSCSEIVLGTFDNIGEAGIVARVMDSDALGEAIVKLAKNKDLRMKMGQAARKRVQQYYTIDYMGSSYRKLYEDLKR
- a CDS encoding NAD-dependent epimerase/dehydratase family protein, with the translated sequence MNVLIVGGNGFIGRSLAESLLAFEQNVSIIDIADKPKNLKLNSKASYYRIDAISRECREIFEIGQFDIVYYLIGNSDRKNWLESGKDISPLINILDLCCEHRVKKFVYISTSYLYTYEAMNHEMLYKTHPKFFLYCAYKKSCETYCNMYKDVYGLNMLIIRVPPVYGPGLDSNGEGSIVLDIIDAFQHHTYREVWSIFKDIELIYISDLIRILTTTALASNFTGNYKIKGEVLDINYIIRKAKNIFSRNEIKVNFKFEAKMRYPLDKNVINRVEDNTSFSEGFLKTYEWYKSRNLKKRLFADRLYGAGDIIKSLWKKYKAWMEATIFSFLVVEFMKYTGFNYDMAIVLVMIIGLTYGINVALYTGALCMFLHYFPFSDSGLLDLMNLNTLERFLAYFSIALISGYKKSVEIKENKIKKFTHIELEELFKTVQADLVNTRKSASLLTEQLKTYEYSYSNVYNAIKTLNENRKRITQILPEVINELTGFKEVKLETRNDLSKYQPGLDYDMIKNSFEKNEVFFNTQLQSSIRIIVPVFNRKTKKVDSLIVIRNVPFEKMNVNVESQMYFIYNLVTDFYNANID